A stretch of Anaeromyxobacter dehalogenans 2CP-1 DNA encodes these proteins:
- the lptE gene encoding LPS assembly lipoprotein LptE, which translates to MRRPRDARRSIAVLLAGLAALAAGCGYGFSHAYRARGGAERVHVRAFQNLSSDPELGAALTAALREELARRGASAGPDAPVAIEGEVGAGEGLPSSVTGSTFHVVLNARARLVSEGKVIASLAVRRDGDHLGGADPLETEGRRALELRRLAADAARQILEGFEDRDERAPAAQGAAGR; encoded by the coding sequence GTGCGGCGCCCGCGCGACGCCCGCAGGTCGATCGCCGTGCTGCTCGCAGGCCTGGCGGCGCTCGCCGCCGGCTGCGGCTACGGCTTCTCCCACGCGTACCGCGCGCGCGGCGGCGCGGAGCGCGTGCACGTGCGCGCGTTCCAGAACCTCTCGAGCGATCCGGAGCTGGGCGCCGCCCTCACCGCCGCGCTGCGCGAGGAGCTGGCGCGGCGCGGGGCGTCGGCCGGCCCGGACGCGCCGGTGGCGATCGAGGGCGAGGTGGGCGCCGGGGAGGGCCTGCCGTCGTCGGTGACCGGCTCGACCTTCCACGTGGTGCTGAACGCGCGCGCGCGCCTGGTGTCCGAGGGGAAGGTGATCGCCTCGCTCGCCGTCCGCCGCGACGGCGATCACCTGGGCGGCGCGGATCCGCTCGAGACCGAGGGCCGGCGCGCGCTCGAGCTGCGCCGGCTGGCGGCGGACGCGGCGCGCCAGATCCTCGAGGGGTTCGAGGACCGGGACGAGCGCGCCCCGGCCGCGCAGGGCGCGGCGGGGCGCTGA
- a CDS encoding tetratricopeptide repeat protein yields MSTRGTALPTLFAVLAALAAAAPACPRAQVAAPRMVEDGDDAAPEPAPPAQAPAAPAPAPAPTSAASVREAAPAARQAAPSPAAAPPGGEPVAAAPSTVPAPAPASASASASAPASPALARPIAPVRATWDGLLAAWSDRRGALREADPARADAAQRALLAAQRDLAIENLVPMAVAEVRESRRALAANLPAEALARAEAASALAPDLPDGHLARARALFAREPGRPGPVLAALGDALAAAAREPHTARAFEGDLFAAAFAAVLAAAAAVVLVLLARSLRLFLHDFHHLPLLRGSAPVQTGFLALVLIAMPAAFGLGAAAVLAAAALVAWPYLANRERLVVTAALGAVLAMPWAAGEVARLTAWTGSVAERVYELEHGAVSDAEAAQLEAWAPESPAPGPVLAALGRHAKRRGDLDRALRLYREAAAADPRAPELSVNVGNVLFLQGDLDGAKAAYLAAQDQAGGDLVVLGAAHYGLSKLYLRTSEMDKSAAARDKAEHEAGEYLRRHGSDDEFTANHYLVDVPVPPARIAALATSDGTPEAVRRWVRARLMGALPAAAWPWGGAGFLAALWALALLLRRLGPSRACARCGRPACRRCDGGDGEECGQCVNVFARKGVVDARDRLRKEAQVRRHERLARFVTRALSVAGAGAAQVVAGAPVRGALLLAAVLFPVFVIGLWRGVMPPPYPSPYVLAGKLAVAVPLGVIAWTLAVRDAFRRTRS; encoded by the coding sequence GTGTCCACCCGCGGTACCGCCCTCCCGACCCTGTTCGCCGTGCTGGCCGCGCTGGCCGCGGCCGCGCCGGCGTGCCCACGCGCGCAGGTGGCGGCGCCGCGGATGGTGGAGGACGGCGACGACGCCGCGCCCGAGCCGGCGCCGCCCGCGCAGGCGCCCGCCGCGCCGGCGCCCGCACCTGCACCCACGTCCGCCGCCTCCGTGCGCGAGGCCGCCCCTGCCGCGCGCCAGGCCGCGCCCTCGCCCGCCGCCGCGCCTCCCGGCGGCGAGCCCGTCGCCGCCGCCCCCTCCACCGTGCCCGCCCCCGCGCCGGCGTCCGCGTCGGCCTCCGCATCGGCTCCCGCATCGCCCGCGCTGGCGCGGCCCATCGCGCCGGTCCGCGCCACCTGGGACGGCCTGCTCGCGGCCTGGTCCGACCGGCGCGGCGCGCTCCGCGAGGCCGACCCGGCGCGGGCCGACGCCGCGCAGCGGGCGCTGCTCGCCGCCCAGCGCGACCTCGCGATCGAGAACCTGGTCCCCATGGCCGTCGCCGAGGTGCGCGAGTCGCGGCGCGCGCTCGCCGCGAACCTGCCCGCCGAGGCGCTCGCGCGCGCCGAGGCCGCCAGCGCGCTCGCGCCGGACCTGCCCGACGGCCACCTCGCCCGCGCCCGGGCGCTGTTCGCGCGCGAGCCGGGGCGGCCCGGCCCGGTGCTGGCGGCGCTCGGCGACGCGCTCGCGGCCGCCGCCCGCGAGCCGCACACCGCGCGCGCGTTCGAGGGGGACCTGTTCGCCGCGGCGTTCGCGGCGGTGCTCGCCGCCGCGGCCGCGGTGGTGCTGGTGCTGCTCGCCCGGTCGCTCCGCCTCTTCCTGCACGACTTCCACCACCTGCCGCTCCTGCGCGGCTCCGCGCCGGTGCAGACCGGGTTCCTGGCGCTGGTGCTGATCGCCATGCCCGCGGCGTTCGGGCTGGGCGCCGCGGCGGTGCTCGCGGCCGCGGCGCTGGTGGCCTGGCCGTACCTCGCGAACCGCGAGCGGCTGGTGGTGACCGCCGCGCTCGGCGCGGTGCTCGCCATGCCGTGGGCCGCCGGCGAGGTGGCGCGGCTCACCGCCTGGACCGGGAGCGTGGCCGAGCGCGTGTACGAGCTCGAGCACGGCGCGGTGAGCGACGCCGAGGCCGCGCAGCTGGAGGCGTGGGCCCCGGAGTCGCCCGCGCCCGGGCCGGTGCTGGCGGCGCTGGGCCGGCACGCCAAGCGGCGCGGCGATCTCGACCGGGCGCTGCGGCTGTACCGCGAGGCGGCCGCGGCCGACCCGCGCGCGCCGGAGCTCTCGGTGAACGTGGGGAACGTGCTGTTCCTGCAAGGCGACCTGGACGGCGCCAAGGCCGCCTACCTCGCGGCGCAGGATCAGGCCGGCGGCGACCTGGTGGTGCTCGGCGCGGCGCACTACGGCCTCTCCAAGCTCTACCTGCGCACCTCCGAGATGGACAAGAGCGCGGCCGCCCGCGACAAGGCCGAGCACGAGGCCGGCGAGTACCTGCGCCGCCACGGCTCCGACGACGAGTTCACCGCCAACCACTACCTGGTGGACGTCCCGGTCCCGCCGGCGCGCATCGCGGCGCTCGCCACCAGCGACGGGACGCCCGAGGCGGTGCGGCGCTGGGTGCGCGCGCGGCTGATGGGCGCGCTGCCGGCGGCGGCCTGGCCCTGGGGCGGCGCGGGCTTCCTCGCGGCGCTCTGGGCGCTCGCGCTGCTGCTCCGCCGCCTGGGGCCGTCGCGCGCCTGCGCCCGCTGCGGGCGGCCGGCCTGCCGCCGCTGCGACGGCGGCGACGGCGAGGAGTGCGGCCAGTGCGTGAACGTGTTCGCGCGCAAGGGCGTGGTGGACGCGCGCGACCGGCTGCGGAAGGAGGCGCAGGTCCGGCGCCACGAGCGGCTGGCGCGGTTCGTCACCCGCGCGCTCTCGGTGGCCGGCGCCGGCGCGGCGCAGGTCGTCGCCGGCGCGCCGGTGCGGGGCGCGCTCCTGCTCGCGGCGGTGCTGTTCCCGGTGTTCGTGATCGGGCTCTGGCGCGGGGTCATGCCGCCCCCGTACCCCTCGCCCTACGTGCTCGCGGGCAAGCTCGCCGTCGCCGTTCCCCTGGGCGTGATCGCCTGGACGCTCGCGGTGCGCGACGCGTTCCGCCGGACCCGGAGCTGA
- the mazG gene encoding nucleoside triphosphate pyrophosphohydrolase has protein sequence MSRAAEAIDRLLSIMERLRGPGGCPWDREQTLHTLRPYVLEETYEVLEAIDAGDVREHREELGDLLLQVVFQAQLRREEGAFEFADVADAISDKLVSRHPHVFGDAQVKDAEGVLRQWAALKREEKKAKGAGHSVLEGVPREMPALARADRLTEKASRIGFDWPDAGGAREKVREELAELDQAVAGGDRAAVEHELGDALFALANYARKLGVPPEEALRGSLGRFVARFEHVERELERRGVPHGSATLAEMDALWDEAKELERQAKSPGTAPSAGSQRGLGKDGG, from the coding sequence ATGTCGCGCGCCGCCGAGGCCATCGATCGCCTGCTCTCCATCATGGAGCGCCTGCGCGGCCCGGGGGGCTGCCCCTGGGACCGCGAGCAGACGCTCCACACGCTGCGCCCGTACGTGCTGGAGGAGACGTACGAGGTCCTCGAGGCCATCGACGCGGGCGACGTCCGCGAGCACCGCGAGGAGCTGGGCGACCTGCTGCTGCAGGTCGTCTTCCAGGCGCAGCTCCGTCGCGAGGAGGGCGCGTTCGAGTTCGCGGACGTGGCGGACGCCATCTCGGACAAGCTCGTCTCGCGCCACCCGCACGTGTTCGGCGACGCGCAGGTGAAGGACGCCGAGGGCGTGCTGCGGCAGTGGGCGGCGCTGAAGCGCGAGGAGAAGAAGGCGAAGGGCGCCGGCCACAGCGTGCTGGAGGGCGTGCCGCGCGAGATGCCGGCGCTGGCGCGGGCCGACCGGCTCACCGAGAAGGCGAGCCGCATCGGGTTCGACTGGCCCGACGCGGGCGGCGCGCGCGAGAAGGTGCGCGAGGAGCTCGCCGAGCTGGACCAGGCGGTGGCGGGCGGCGACCGCGCGGCCGTCGAGCACGAGCTGGGCGACGCGCTGTTCGCGCTCGCGAACTACGCCCGCAAGCTCGGCGTCCCGCCGGAGGAGGCGCTCCGCGGGAGCCTGGGCCGATTCGTCGCACGCTTCGAGCACGTCGAGCGCGAGCTGGAGCGCCGCGGCGTGCCCCACGGCAGCGCCACGCTGGCGGAGATGGACGCGCTCTGGGACGAGGCGAAGGAGCTCGAGCGTCAAGCGAAATCGCCCGGCACCGCCCCTTCGGCTGGTTCTCAACGGGGTTTGGGGAAAGATGGTGGATAA
- the rpsT gene encoding 30S ribosomal protein S20 codes for MANTASAEKRNRQAQKRRARNVQVRTGVKSAVKKLREAIAKGDPAATQVALKSAEKTIGKAASKGVLHKNAASRKISRLAKAAAKPAAAAK; via the coding sequence TTGGCGAACACCGCATCGGCCGAGAAGCGCAACCGCCAGGCGCAGAAGCGCCGGGCCCGCAACGTCCAGGTTCGCACCGGCGTGAAGTCCGCAGTGAAGAAGCTGCGGGAGGCGATCGCGAAGGGCGATCCGGCCGCCACGCAGGTCGCGCTGAAGTCTGCCGAGAAGACCATCGGCAAGGCCGCCTCGAAGGGCGTGCTGCACAAGAACGCCGCCTCGCGGAAGATCTCCCGCCTGGCGAAGGCCGCGGCGAAGCCGGCCGCCGCCGCGAAGTAG